One Desulfovulcanus ferrireducens DNA segment encodes these proteins:
- the recC gene encoding exodeoxyribonuclease V subunit gamma codes for MTKTLTTVVPRFYLYHSNKLEILADKLVENLGRRPLPPLQQETIIVQSKAMQEYISLLLARKIGICAHVTFPFPVLFTYKLFRDYFPSLPEDYPFAQEILFWKILDILPSFKEQPEARILKDYAPSNLELGHIQLAENLAYLFDQYVIFRPDMVLHWDQGKSNYFKNQQEHEEWQARLWQNISQGREQEHRAALKERLKQALIENPQKLPERISIFGISSLPLYYLDIFYTLAHFCPVHVYIHNPCQFYWGDNPGPKARTALKEDYQVNDLLVSWGKLGRDFLDSFYTFDLQINEWEEFISHGRDTLLHCIQDDILINENPGPDNQLLPPDKSITIRSCHSPMREVEVLKDYIYYILENNPDIQPDDILVMTPDLELYAPYIQAVFDKTEDPNQKLPYTIAEKKLAHTEASQALIAILELLQSRFEASKVLSVLEKPIVHKKFGLTASDLELITHWIRQVHIFWGLNSEHKKDLDLPPHYQNTWEFGLHRLFLGLVLPGDNWTLFYRPDKAGPPILPYPEVEGETAHALSSLAQFISLLHDLYTEIKKPHNIQQWEKILLHILDNFLAQDSESMENEDFSIQVLNLREQVLSLFSKAAKTADFKGEISLPGLIHILKQHLSPKNIEYGYFNGSITFCSMLAMRSIPKKVICMLGLNDSAFPREDKRPNFDLIFARPQKGDRSIRNDDRYLFLEALLSAREYLFISFVGQSLEDNSEIPPSVLVSELLDYVQKYYKFERQDARDCTTDESKNLVIKDRLQPFHPCYFSSHPAKNDYFSFSEENLAAATALTQPKNKHRFFTSYVPDEENPTRIDLHELIRFWKHPVKFLARQRLGQHLEIDDGLNTDTEPIFELNGLDKYNLAQKVIARLLEDEKKTVQDLWPVLAARGIFPQKKQGKLVRDNFFQELKFFLYQLKRILADNPRLAPRFLSLTLDNVSLSGKVTSLHSKGLVFYRYASLKARDLLSAWTEHLFLSLSLEDYPGQCLVMGRDKSLTFGQVKEPENVLKGLVDFYKTGQSQPLKFIPEISFQLAQEILIKEKPEEEALASAKRKALGNKYHAGEFSNDEYYRLFFREEELFDKEFVETSLKVFGPILSAKG; via the coding sequence ATGACAAAAACATTAACTACGGTCGTGCCTCGATTCTATCTCTACCATAGCAACAAGCTCGAAATCCTGGCCGATAAGCTGGTGGAAAATCTTGGGCGCAGGCCTTTGCCCCCGCTGCAGCAGGAAACCATTATCGTCCAGAGCAAGGCCATGCAGGAGTATATCTCCTTGCTTCTGGCCCGCAAAATCGGCATCTGCGCCCATGTGACATTCCCCTTCCCGGTCCTCTTCACATACAAACTTTTTCGAGACTACTTCCCTTCTCTTCCTGAAGACTATCCCTTTGCCCAGGAAATTCTGTTCTGGAAAATACTGGACATCCTCCCCTCCTTTAAAGAACAGCCGGAAGCCAGGATCTTAAAAGATTATGCCCCATCCAACCTGGAACTGGGACACATCCAGCTAGCAGAAAATCTGGCCTATCTCTTTGACCAATATGTCATCTTCAGGCCGGACATGGTACTTCACTGGGACCAGGGAAAAAGCAACTATTTCAAGAATCAGCAAGAACACGAAGAGTGGCAGGCCAGGTTATGGCAAAATATAAGCCAGGGCCGGGAACAAGAACACAGGGCCGCTTTAAAAGAACGCCTTAAACAGGCCCTTATAGAAAACCCGCAAAAATTGCCGGAGCGAATTTCCATCTTTGGCATATCTTCTTTACCACTCTATTACCTGGATATTTTTTATACCCTGGCCCATTTTTGTCCGGTGCATGTCTATATCCATAACCCGTGTCAGTTTTACTGGGGAGACAACCCCGGACCAAAGGCCAGGACAGCACTCAAAGAAGATTATCAGGTCAATGACTTGCTAGTTTCCTGGGGAAAACTGGGGCGTGATTTCCTGGATAGTTTTTACACCTTTGATTTGCAGATCAATGAATGGGAAGAGTTTATAAGTCATGGCCGGGACACCCTTTTACACTGCATCCAGGACGACATCTTGATTAATGAAAATCCAGGCCCTGATAACCAGCTTCTGCCTCCGGACAAAAGCATTACGATCCGCTCCTGTCACAGTCCTATGCGCGAAGTAGAAGTATTGAAAGACTATATTTACTATATTTTGGAAAACAATCCCGATATCCAACCGGATGACATTCTGGTTATGACCCCCGACCTCGAGCTCTATGCACCCTATATACAGGCCGTATTTGATAAAACAGAAGACCCAAATCAAAAACTTCCCTATACCATTGCTGAAAAAAAACTCGCCCATACCGAAGCAAGCCAGGCCCTTATAGCCATCCTGGAACTGCTCCAATCCAGGTTTGAAGCTTCAAAGGTACTCTCTGTCCTGGAAAAGCCCATAGTTCACAAAAAATTCGGCCTCACAGCTTCAGACCTGGAATTGATTACCCACTGGATCAGGCAGGTGCACATCTTCTGGGGCCTGAATAGCGAACACAAAAAAGACCTCGACCTCCCCCCGCACTATCAAAACACCTGGGAGTTCGGCCTGCACAGACTTTTTCTGGGTCTTGTCCTGCCCGGTGACAATTGGACCCTGTTTTACCGACCGGATAAGGCCGGTCCGCCAATCCTTCCCTACCCGGAAGTAGAAGGAGAAACAGCCCATGCTTTAAGCAGCCTGGCACAATTTATATCCCTTCTGCACGATTTATATACAGAAATAAAAAAACCGCATAACATTCAGCAGTGGGAGAAAATTTTGCTACACATCCTGGATAACTTTCTGGCCCAGGATAGCGAAAGCATGGAGAACGAAGATTTTTCCATACAGGTCTTGAATTTGCGGGAACAGGTCCTTTCCTTATTTTCCAAGGCTGCAAAAACAGCTGACTTTAAGGGCGAAATCAGCCTACCCGGTCTCATCCACATTTTAAAACAACATTTAAGCCCAAAAAACATTGAATACGGCTATTTCAACGGCTCGATCACTTTTTGTTCCATGCTGGCTATGCGTTCTATACCCAAAAAGGTTATCTGCATGCTGGGGTTGAATGACTCTGCCTTTCCCCGTGAGGACAAACGGCCCAATTTTGATCTTATCTTTGCCAGACCCCAAAAAGGAGACCGGTCTATCCGCAATGATGACCGCTATTTATTTTTAGAAGCTCTACTCTCTGCCCGCGAGTATCTCTTTATCTCCTTTGTTGGCCAGAGCCTGGAAGATAATTCTGAAATTCCACCATCCGTCCTGGTCAGTGAACTCCTGGACTACGTGCAGAAATACTATAAGTTTGAGAGGCAGGACGCGCGGGATTGTACTACAGACGAAAGCAAAAACCTGGTGATCAAGGACAGACTTCAGCCTTTCCATCCTTGCTACTTTTCATCTCATCCTGCTAAAAACGATTATTTCAGCTTTTCCGAAGAAAATCTGGCCGCTGCCACTGCCCTGACTCAGCCCAAAAATAAACACCGATTTTTTACATCATATGTTCCGGACGAGGAGAACCCTACCCGGATCGACCTTCATGAGCTTATCCGGTTCTGGAAACATCCGGTTAAATTTTTGGCCCGGCAAAGACTCGGCCAGCACCTGGAAATTGATGATGGCTTAAATACGGATACAGAACCAATCTTTGAATTAAATGGTCTGGACAAGTACAACCTGGCCCAGAAAGTCATTGCCAGGCTTCTTGAAGACGAGAAAAAAACAGTGCAGGACCTCTGGCCGGTGTTGGCCGCCAGAGGAATTTTCCCTCAAAAAAAACAAGGAAAACTCGTCCGGGATAACTTTTTTCAAGAGCTGAAGTTTTTTCTTTATCAGCTCAAAAGGATCTTAGCCGATAATCCCAGGTTAGCCCCGCGATTCTTAAGCCTAACTCTCGACAACGTCTCTTTAAGCGGCAAAGTTACATCTTTGCACTCCAAAGGGCTTGTCTTTTACCGCTATGCATCCCTCAAAGCCAGAGATTTGCTATCAGCCTGGACAGAGCATCTCTTCCTGAGCCTGTCTCTTGAAGACTACCCTGGGCAGTGCCTGGTTATGGGCAGGGACAAGAGCCTGACTTTCGGCCAGGTGAAAGAGCCGGAAAATGTACTTAAAGGACTTGTTGACTTTTATAAGACCGGCCAAAGCCAACCATTAAAATTTATCCCGGAAATATCTTTTCAACTGGCTCAAGAGATTTTGATAAAAGAGAAACCTGAAGAAGAAGCTTTGGCCTCTGCCAAACGCAAGGCCCTGGGCAATAAATACCATGCGGGGGAGTTCAGTAATGATGAGTACTACCGGCTTTTTTTCCGGGAAGAAGAACTGTTTGATAAAGAATTCGTAGAGACAAGTCTCAAGGTCTTCGGGCCGATATTATCGGCAAAGGGATAG
- a CDS encoding DUF2202 domain-containing protein, translated as MKTTKLFILITGLAFSICLLFPPIITDARMHGAGGMRGGELGLSTIVDDLPYQKLSKEEKAGLIKMREEEKLARDVYKNMSEHWNLRIFTQIAFSEQRHMDAIKSLLDKYGLADPALATVGLFTSPEIQELYNTLIKQGSKSLIDALKVGATIEDLDIKDLQDLLKQTDNTDIKIVYQNLAKGSRNHLRAFTSQLSMNRARYKAQYLSPAEVESIINSPRERGMVDENGKPIPLKRGQGRSW; from the coding sequence GTGAAAACAACTAAACTTTTTATCTTAATCACAGGACTTGCTTTTTCCATCTGTCTTTTGTTCCCTCCGATAATTACTGATGCAAGAATGCATGGTGCTGGTGGAATGCGTGGTGGAGAGCTAGGTTTGTCAACAATTGTTGACGACTTACCCTACCAGAAACTTAGTAAGGAGGAAAAAGCAGGTCTAATTAAAATGCGTGAGGAAGAAAAGTTGGCTCGTGATGTTTATAAGAATATGTCTGAACACTGGAACCTGCGTATTTTCACTCAGATTGCTTTCAGTGAACAGCGCCATATGGATGCAATTAAGTCCTTGCTAGACAAGTATGGCCTGGCTGACCCTGCTCTTGCGACCGTAGGTCTTTTCACCTCGCCTGAGATTCAGGAGCTATATAACACACTGATAAAACAAGGCAGCAAGTCTTTAATTGATGCGCTCAAGGTCGGGGCAACTATTGAAGACCTTGATATTAAAGATTTACAGGACCTTCTCAAGCAAACAGACAATACTGATATCAAAATAGTTTATCAAAATCTTGCTAAAGGCTCCAGAAACCACTTGCGAGCTTTTACATCACAGTTATCTATGAACCGTGCCAGATACAAGGCTCAATATTTGTCTCCTGCTGAAGTTGAATCTATTATTAATTCTCCGCGGGAACGCGGAATGGTAGATGAAAATGGAAAGCCAATTCCACTAAAAAGAGGTCAAGGTCGAAGCTGGTAG
- the recD gene encoding exodeoxyribonuclease V subunit alpha — MLGQELESINILKETGLFRPIDLQLAGFLLDLTGKDDLHLALAAVMVNKALEQGHVCLDLSRIAGQSLYMLGEFFPDFELRVPAFAGPMEGLRAPELNTWLEKLKDWDVVGESGQFKPLILNDTLLYWQRYFSYEQELFSALERRGQGKSPHIDFNRLKQSLDRYFPPTSDIDWQRLACFISVYKSLCVITGGPGTGKTTTVVKILAVLAEQYGPGLKVAVCAPTGKAAQRLSQALSELKQNLGLAQNLKQALPDEAQTIHRLLGYKRFSPYFRHNRDNPLPVDVLVVDEVSMVDLPLMTKLVQALRDEARLILLGDKDQLSPVGAGAVMGDICALGEINSFSSEFKDDYNRIDHVRLKSNGHDRSFLGDCLIELRQNFRFGDESHIARISRAIRSGQTCELYFQDSTQWQWIEVEDEQKLNQVLPKILEKCFHSYLQSSEPEEGFAHFNRARILCPLKNGMWGVEGLNFLAEKIFEAKGWLKPMARWYDRRPVMITQNDYGLRLFNGDIGLTWKIGQETKVYFQDESGAHLRAISPVRIVGAQTAFAMTVHKSQGSEFETVILILPPKDIPLLTRELVYTAVTRAKKKIVVLGRKEIWLKAVSKT, encoded by the coding sequence ATGCTTGGCCAGGAACTTGAAAGTATAAATATTCTCAAAGAGACAGGCTTGTTTAGGCCCATTGATCTTCAGCTAGCCGGGTTTTTACTGGATTTAACAGGTAAAGATGATCTTCATCTGGCCTTGGCCGCTGTTATGGTCAATAAGGCATTGGAACAAGGCCATGTTTGTCTGGATCTCTCCAGGATTGCGGGCCAGTCATTATATATGTTGGGGGAGTTTTTCCCAGATTTTGAGCTGCGGGTCCCTGCTTTTGCAGGACCTATGGAGGGACTACGAGCGCCTGAACTAAATACCTGGCTTGAGAAACTTAAAGATTGGGATGTTGTTGGTGAAAGCGGGCAGTTTAAACCTCTCATTCTTAATGACACTCTTTTGTACTGGCAAAGATATTTTTCTTATGAGCAGGAGTTGTTCAGTGCCCTGGAACGACGGGGGCAGGGAAAATCTCCGCATATTGATTTTAACAGGTTAAAACAGAGCCTGGACAGGTATTTCCCACCAACTTCAGATATTGATTGGCAGAGGCTGGCATGTTTTATTTCTGTGTATAAAAGCCTTTGTGTGATCACAGGGGGACCCGGAACAGGGAAAACAACTACTGTGGTCAAGATTTTAGCCGTGCTTGCCGAGCAATATGGCCCGGGTTTAAAAGTGGCCGTGTGTGCGCCAACAGGCAAGGCAGCGCAGAGGCTTAGCCAGGCCTTAAGTGAGTTAAAACAAAACCTGGGTTTGGCTCAAAACCTAAAGCAGGCCCTGCCGGATGAAGCCCAAACTATCCATCGCCTTCTGGGTTATAAAAGGTTTTCACCCTATTTCAGACACAATAGAGATAACCCTCTTCCTGTAGATGTTTTGGTAGTGGACGAGGTCTCCATGGTAGATTTGCCCCTGATGACCAAATTGGTTCAAGCCTTGAGGGACGAGGCACGTCTGATTTTACTGGGGGATAAAGACCAGTTGTCTCCTGTTGGGGCTGGGGCAGTAATGGGTGATATTTGCGCACTGGGCGAGATAAATTCTTTTTCCAGTGAATTTAAAGATGACTATAATCGGATAGACCATGTTAGGCTTAAGTCAAACGGGCATGACAGGAGTTTTTTAGGAGACTGCTTGATTGAGCTCCGTCAGAATTTTCGCTTTGGAGATGAGTCCCATATTGCCCGGATTAGCCGTGCCATACGTTCAGGGCAGACCTGTGAACTTTACTTTCAGGACAGCACCCAGTGGCAGTGGATAGAAGTTGAGGATGAGCAGAAACTCAATCAGGTTTTGCCAAAAATTTTAGAGAAGTGTTTTCATTCGTATCTCCAGAGTAGTGAACCGGAAGAAGGCTTTGCACATTTTAACCGGGCCAGAATACTGTGTCCTTTAAAAAACGGCATGTGGGGAGTGGAAGGTCTGAATTTTCTGGCGGAAAAGATTTTTGAAGCCAAGGGCTGGTTAAAGCCGATGGCCCGCTGGTATGATCGCCGGCCGGTAATGATCACCCAAAATGACTATGGACTTAGGTTGTTTAATGGAGATATTGGTTTGACCTGGAAAATAGGGCAAGAGACAAAAGTCTATTTTCAAGATGAGAGTGGTGCGCATTTAAGGGCCATAAGCCCGGTACGTATTGTTGGCGCTCAAACAGCCTTTGCCATGACCGTGCACAAGAGTCAGGGGTCAGAGTTTGAAACCGTAATTTTGATCCTGCCTCCCAAGGATATACCTCTTTTGACCAGGGAACTGGTCTATACTGCAGTGACCAGGGCAAAAAAGAAGATAGTGGTTTTAGGGCGAAAAGAAATTTGGCTCAAGGCAGTATCCAAGACGTAG